A region of Nitrospinota bacterium DNA encodes the following proteins:
- a CDS encoding M48 family metallopeptidase, with protein MSLTGLLVALGGIIVYAEGGDPLLGVGVAFIVASVMGAFSWFAGASIILAMSGAKKVTHESDPQLFNVVEEMKIASGLPMPDVYIIEEDAPNAFATGRDQDHSAVAVTRGLLNKLNRDELQGVIAHEFSHIRNLDIRYAMLVGVLVGATALIADAFLRGFGRGGKRGSNPALLALALVFAILAPISAKILQMAISRSREFMADASAVELTRNPDGLASALAKITQDPAPLAAANRATQHLYIVNPVKSFNMDSKALFSTHPPTEARINKLVAMGATGKYTA; from the coding sequence ATGTCGCTGACCGGACTGCTTGTGGCCCTGGGGGGAATAATAGTTTACGCCGAAGGGGGCGATCCCTTATTGGGAGTGGGTGTGGCGTTCATCGTGGCTTCCGTAATGGGCGCTTTCTCATGGTTCGCGGGGGCCTCGATTATACTGGCCATGAGCGGGGCGAAAAAGGTTACCCATGAATCCGATCCACAGCTGTTCAACGTGGTGGAAGAGATGAAAATAGCCTCGGGCCTTCCCATGCCGGACGTATATATCATCGAGGAAGACGCGCCCAACGCCTTCGCCACCGGGCGGGACCAGGACCATTCGGCGGTGGCGGTGACACGGGGGTTGCTCAACAAGCTCAACCGCGACGAGCTTCAGGGGGTGATAGCCCACGAGTTTTCCCACATCCGCAACCTGGACATCCGTTACGCCATGCTGGTGGGGGTGCTGGTTGGGGCCACGGCCCTTATCGCGGACGCGTTTCTCCGGGGCTTTGGGCGGGGGGGCAAACGCGGTAGCAACCCGGCCCTGCTGGCGCTGGCGCTGGTTTTCGCGATTCTGGCGCCCATCAGCGCGAAGATACTGCAAATGGCCATATCCCGTAGCCGCGAGTTCATGGCGGACGCTTCGGCGGTGGAGCTTACAAGAAACCCGGACGGGCTGGCCTCGGCCCTGGCGAAGATCACTCAAGACCCCGCCCCGCTGGCGGCGGCCAACCGCGCCACCCAGCATCTCTACATCGTAAACCCCGTGAAGAGTTTCAACATGGACTCCAAGGCGCTCTTCTCCACCCATCCACCCACCGAGGCGCGCATCAACAAGCTTGTGGCCATGGGCGCCACGGGGAAATACACGGCTTAA